Genomic segment of Myxococcus stipitatus:
ACCTGGTGGACCCAGCGCTTTCCGACGAAGGGCACGTCACAGACGATGCGCGGCGTCGCGAAGCCGGGCATGTAGCCCATGATGTCGTGCTGGAGCTTCTGCGCCTGCGCGACCGACACCCGCCAGTGCTCGCTGTTGGGGATCATGTCGCACATGTAGAAGTAGTACGGCAGGATCTTCGCGTGGTCGAGCAGCGTGAAGCACAGGTCCAGCAGCTGCTGTGCGCTGTCATTGACCCCACGCAGCAGCACGCCCTGGTTGCGCACGTCGCGGAAGCCCATGTCCAGCAGCTTGCGCACGGCCTTGCCCACGAGCGGGGTGAGCTGCGCGGCGTTGTTGACGTGCGTGTGCAGCGCCAGGTCCACGCCCCGCTCGATGGCCTTCTTCGCTAGCCGCTCCATGCCCTGGAGCACCGAGTCCTGGAGGAAGTGCTGGGGAATGGCCATCAGGCCCTTGCTGGCCAGGCGGATGTCCCGGATGTTCGGGATGTCCATCAGCGCGCTGACGAACGGCTCGAGCTGCTGGATGGGCAGGTTCGCGATGTCGCCACCGGAGACCACCACGTCGCGCACCGTCGGCGTGCGGCGCAGGTACTCGAGCATCTGCTCGTAGCGCTCTTTCGGGCCGATGGAGAATTTGTGTTTGCTGACCTGGGGCACGTCATTGCCCACCAGGTCCATGCGCGTACAGTGCCCACAGTACTGGGGACACGTCGGCAGCATCTCCGCGAGGACCTTCGTCGGATAGCGGTGCGTGAGGCCCTCGACGACCCACATGTCCTGCTCGTGCAAGCTGTCGCGGCTGGCCTTCGGATGGTTGGGCCAGTCGGTCAACCGGTCCGCGAAGGCCGGCAGCATGTAGCGCCGCACGGGGTCGTTCCAGAGGTCCTGGAAGTTCATCGTGTTGAGCATCTGCGGCGGCACGAGGATGG
This window contains:
- a CDS encoding lysine 2,3-aminomutase; this encodes MQSTPIWGKAEAGSAQQPFTYPLRREFVEPDWRRIPGYKDVTQAEWENSVWQRKNTVKNLKELKATLGALLPDDLAESLERDQRERATMSILVPPQMLNTMNFQDLWNDPVRRYMLPAFADRLTDWPNHPKASRDSLHEQDMWVVEGLTHRYPTKVLAEMLPTCPQYCGHCTRMDLVGNDVPQVSKHKFSIGPKERYEQMLEYLRRTPTVRDVVVSGGDIANLPIQQLEPFVSALMDIPNIRDIRLASKGLMAIPQHFLQDSVLQGMERLAKKAIERGVDLALHTHVNNAAQLTPLVGKAVRKLLDMGFRDVRNQGVLLRGVNDSAQQLLDLCFTLLDHAKILPYYFYMCDMIPNSEHWRVSVAQAQKLQHDIMGYMPGFATPRIVCDVPFVGKRWVHQVAEYDRERGISYWTKNYRTGIELNDADALNRKYEYFDPIDSLPEAGQAWWREQTKAA